CGGCCCGGTTCAGCATGTAGGGCGGGATGATCGGGGTGTATCCGCGTTCGACGAGAAGGTCCATAGCAAACCGCTGGAGCGCCATATCGAGCAGAGCGAGCCTGCCTTTCAGGAAGTAGAACCCGGATCCGGCGATCTTCGCCGCGCGCTCGAAGTCCGCCCAGTCGTGTTCGACGGCGAGCGCGCCGTGGTTCTTCAGGTCGAACGCGGGAAGTTTCGGTTCGCCCCACCGCCGGATCTCGACGTTCTCGGAGTCGTCCTTGCCGACGGGCACGCTCTCGTGCAGGATGTTCGGGAGCCGCATCAGGCGGTACTTTATCGCTTCGGTGAGGTCGTCGTACTCCGCCTCGGCCTCGTTGACCCGCGCGGGAAGGCCCGCCGCCTCGGCAAGGAGCCCATCGATCTCCGCTCCCGCCTTCCTCGCCTGGCTGATCTCGCGGGAAATGACGTTTCTGCGGTTTCGCAGGCTCCCGATCGCCACGGTGAGTTCCCGTGCCCTCCTGTCCATCTCCAGCACCTCGTCGATCCAGACAAGTTTCTCGGTGTCTCCTCTCTTCGTGAGGTCTGCCCGGACGATCTCGGGGTGTGCACGAACGAACTTCAACTCAAGCATAACTCTCTCGTACGTACTTCGCGATGACGGTATATGGTCGTGTTGCCCTTCCTCGATGATGGACTCGGGTGGCTCCCGGGGCAGAGCGCCCGAACCCCGTCCCGCCGCTACCGCACAAGAAACCTACTCTTATAATTCCCGGTAAGCCAACCCATTAGCATGGATAAGAACCAGAAGATCGTTCTGGTGATGGGCGGCCTCATTGTGCTCGGGCTACTCACCATCGAGCCCTTCTTCGCTCTCATCGCGCTGATCCTCGTGCTCGCCATCCTGATGAGTCTCCGTATCATGGGAGATACGGAGGACTACCCGCTCGTCACCGCAGGGCTCTCGGAGGATGCGCGGGAGATCATCGTCATCAATACGGGGACCGGGAAGGCACAGAAGATTCACGTCGCCCTCGTTCCGCTCGACATCGTGTTCGAGGTCGCCTCGCTCGACCCGGACGAGGAGTCCGGGTTCAGTCTGCCGTCGATGGTCTCGGAGGCAAAAGCAGTCGTCACCTACGAGAACGCCGAGGGACAGCAGTTCCAGCGCTCGTATCCCCTCACGGCCCTCGGGGCCGGGCACGACCTCACCGAACCGCTCATTCCCATCTTCGGGCGCCGGTGATGGGTTGGGGGTTACACGAACTCATTAGTACGTGGAGACAGGGGAGGGGGGCAAGCCCCCTCGAAGAACTTCGTTCTTCTCGTGTTCGCTTCGCTCGCACCTCGAAACTCTTCGAGTTTCTCATGCTCACTACGTTCGCACCTCGCACCTATCGGTGCTCAAGCTCGCTTCGCTCGCACCTCGAAACTCTTCGAGTTTCTCATGCTCACTACGTTCGCACCTCGCACCTATCGGTGCTCAAGCTCGCTTCGCTCGCACTTCCCACCTGACGGTAGTCGAGCTCCGTTCCTTCGCACCTTCGGTGCTCACGCTCCGGTTCTCGCACCTTCGGTGCTCAAACTCCTGCCGGGACGGCAGTCGCACTCACGAACCGTCGCGCTTCGAACCGTCGCACCCCCCGTCAGCCCTTCGCACCTGACGGTGCTCCAGCTCCGTTCCGTTGGAACGTCGCACCCTCCGGCCAGTCGCACTCCCCTATGGCGATATCCCGTGGAAATCCGTGCACGGGTGTGGTGTCCCACCCATTGCTCTTCGGGACACCCGAGGCTCGGAAGTTGCTGGCCTCCCCCCACCACACGCATGCAGCGATCAAAACCCCCAGGGCGGCCCGCTAAACCCGGCCCTCCCTCGATATCCGGGGGCGCTTTCCAAAAAAATGTTTTTCAGGACCCGAGATACTCGAGCGTCCGCGCGAGCGCGGCCGTCAGCTCCTCGTCCATCTCTGCGTACTCGTAGAGCGCCCGGTAGAGCATGAAGACGAGTTCGTAGCCGTAGATCTCGAACGCCTCCTCCGGCGCGAGCGGCGCGAGATAGGATTCCGTCCGGATCTCGGTGTTGGTGTACATCAGTTCGTGGAAGGCCCCGTCCTCGTCGAGGACGCAGATCTGCGCATCGACGGGCTTCGTCGGGTCGTCGGGGCGGTAGGGGAGCGGGTCGCCTTTCCCGAGAACGATCATCTTCTTCTCGTAGAACTCCTGGTCGTAGAGATCCCCCGATGCCTCTCTCTTTGCGCGCCGGAGCATATCGAGCCCGATCTGTTTCACGACCGGCGCCGTATCGGCAGCCATCCGCGCAAGAAGGGCACCCATGTTGCCCCGGAGTTCCGAGGCCGACTCTTCCTTCTTCGCCTGCAGTTCCTCAAGGGTTTCGAGGAGGCGGGCGTATCCCTCTTCGATGATCGGATCCATTGCTCACTCACCTCTCGCGTATGCCGGCATAAGCGCACCGGTTTGTCCTGCTAATCGCCCTGCCGGAGGCGCTCGGTCGCGAGGGCGCCCGCATACGCGACCGTGCTCACGAGAATGATCGTCGCGCCCGAGGGGACGTCGAGGAGGTAGGAGAGCAGGATCCCCGCAATGGTGAAGGCGATGCCGAGGATGACGGCGAGGAGCATCATGCTCCGGATCCGGGTGGTGTAAAGGCGGCTGATCGCCGCCGGGAGCGTCAGGAGAGCGATCACCAGGATGATCCCCACCACCCGGATCAGCATCACCACCGTCAGCGCAATCAGCACGAGGAGGAGGAGCGAGAGCCGCTCGACCGGGAGGTTCATGACCGTCGCATAGTCCGGGTCGAACGTGACCGCCTGGAGCTCCCGGTAGAGGAGAGCCACGACGGCGACGATGATGGCGACGAGCACCCCCATCAACAGGATGTCTCCCCTTGGGACGAGGAGGATGTTCCCGAAGAGGTAGGAGAAGAGATCTGGAGCGAATCCCGGGGTTAAGTAGACGAAGAGGATCCCGATGGCCATCCCCGCCGCCCAGACCGCGCCGATGATGGTGTCCATCTGCTGCCGGGCCCGGAGCTGGAGCGTGCCCATCCCGAGCGCCGTCGCCACGGTGAACCCGGTCGCGCCGAGGAGCGGGTCTATCCCGAGGAAGTAACCGAGGCCGATCCCCCCGAAGGCCGCGTGGGATATGCCGCCGCTGACCGAGACCATCCGCCGCACCACGACGTAGGTGCCGATGATGCCGCAGGCTACGCTCGCGAGCACCCCGGCGATGAGGGCGTTCCTGAAGAACTCGAATCCGAGAATCTCGAACATGCTCACTCCTCCTCCGCGTGCTCCGAAAAGACCCGGTGCGGAACTCCGTGGGCGATGAGATCGACCGGGCAGTGGTATGCGGCTTCGAGCATATCCGGCGTGATCTCGTTCGTGTCGTGCGTGTAGAGGCGCCGGTTTAAGCAGGCGACCCGGGTCACGTGCTCCGGGATCACCCCGATGTCGTGGGTCACGAGGACGATCGCCATCCGTTCGCGGAGTCGGTCGAGGATACTGTAGAACTGCGCCGCCGTCGGGGCGTCCACGTAGACCGTCGGTTCGTCGAGGAGCAGCACCTTCGGGTCGCCGACGAGCGCCCGGGCAATGATCGCGCGCTGCTGCTCTCCGCCGGAGAGATCCCGGATCTGCCGGTCGGCGAGATCGGCGATGCCCATCATCCTGAGCGCTTCCTCTGTCCGGGCATGGTCTTCAGCCCCGTAACGCCGCGGGATTCGGGTGATGTGGCCGAGGCGGCCGGAGAGGATCATCTCCCGCACGGTGATGGGATACTCGAAGTCGAACGTCCGGAACTGGGGGACGTAACCGAGTTCCTTCCTCGCCGCCGCCCCCGTGCCGCCGAGGATCCTGACCGTGCCGCGGGAGGGCTGGAGGAGGCCGAGGATCACCCGGAGAAGCGTCGTCTTCCCGCCGCCGTTCGGCCCGATGATCGCGTAGAAGTCGTCCTGGTGGACGGTGAGGTTCACGTCTTCGAGGACGGTATGGCCGCGCAGCCTGACCCGGACGTCCTCGACCTCGATCACGGGAACGGTCATGGCCTGCCGCTCTCCGCAAACGCCGAGGCCACGCGTTGCATGTTCGCGAGGTAGTCCTTCGCGAGCGGGCTCACCGTCACCACGGTGCCCCCGATCGCGTCCGCGATCACCTCGGCGCTCCGGGTGGAATGCTCGGGCGAGGCGAATATCACCTTTATCTTCTCCTCCTCCGCCTGCTTGATGAGGTGCTCCAGCCTCTGCGGCGAGGGTTCCTTTCCCTCGCTCTCGATCGGAACCTCAGTAAAGCCGTAGTCCCGGGCAAGGTAGGCCCACGACGAGTGGTAGACCATGATCGTTTTCACCCCCGATGCGGCGAGCGCATCGGCGATCTCCGCGTCGAGGGCGTCGAGTTCCCCGAGGTAGACATCGGCGTTCCGGCGGTAGTCTTCGGCGTTCTCCGGATCGACCGCTATGAGCCCCTCGCGGATCTCCTCGACCATGACCTTCGCGTTCTTCGGGGACGTCCAGATGTGGGGGTCGGTTCCCCCGTGTTCGGCGTCACCGGTCGTGATCAGGTCGACGCCGCGCGAACAGTCGACGACCAGCATCCCGGGGTTCAGGGCGGCGATCTTCTCCCGCCAGGCGAGTTCGAACTCGATCCCCGAACCGACCACGGCATACATATCCGCCCCTGCGACGTCCGCGAGGGTTCCCGGCGGGGGTTCGTAGGTGTGCGGGTCGGCCCCCGGCGGCACCAGCAGGATCACCCGGACGTGATCGCCGCCCACCCGTTCTACGAACTCCTCTTCGGGCGGTATCGTGACCGCGACGACGACTTCCCCGCCATCCAGACGATCGGTGCCGGTGCACCCCGCCGCGGCTGCCGCCAGCAGAAAGACTATGAATCCAGCTGCAACGAGAGATAGACGGACGGTATTGTTGTTATCCTGCGATCTCATCGATCTCGTCTCCTGGTTTGGTATGTATCTAAATTCATCCCGCACAAAAGTCAGAGACGTTCCGCCGTCACCCGCGGTACCCGTCGAAAGAACCGCAACAGCGGTGATCGTGCTCGATCTCCCCGCAGACGCTCATCATCGGGTGCCCGAGCGACGTGCACATCCTGTTGGTGAGGTCTTTTGAGAAGCACTGCTCGATCTTCTTCGCTTCCCTGCAGGCCTCGTCGGGCTCGAGCCCGTGGCGGCTGAGCACCAGGGCGACGATCCGGTGGCGGCGAACCAGGAATCGGGCGTATTCGGTGCCGAACTGCGTGAGCCTCACCCCGTGGTAGGGCGTATGCTCGATGTATCCTGCTTTTGCAATCTCCGTGAGCGCTTTCGTCACCGTCGAGGGCGCGACGGAGAAGTGGACGGCAATCTCGGTCGTCTTCACGACGTCGCCCTGCATGTGGATGTATTTGAGGTATTCCGCCTTCTTCGAGGAGAGTTCTTGCCCGGTGATCCCCTGCATGGGAAGAGGATACGCCCTGTTGGGAGAAAAAGTTTCGGTGGGGCTAAACCTTCTCGGCGTCGGACGGGATCCGTTCGGCGGTGACATAGTGCCGGCGGTTCTTGGTTATCACCGCCCTCCCGTGGAACCCGAACGGGAGATCCTCTTCTACGACGACGTTGAGGTAGCAGGGATTGCGGCAGACGGTCGATCCCGGCGCGTTCTTCTCGGTCGCGACGATCGATGTCTCCCGCCCGATCCAGCGCTGGTTGTAGGCGTCGTAGATCCGGTTTGCTTCGGCAAGCAGCGTGCGGGAGCGGTCTTTGCGTATCCGCTCGGGGAGGTCTTTCAAGGCCGCCGCGGGCGTTCCGGGCCGCCGGGAGTAGCGGGTGATGTTCACTTTCACGAACGCCGCCCGTTTGAGGAGTTCGAGCGTCTGTGAAAACTCTTCGTCCGTCTCCCCGGGAAACCCGGTGATGAAGTCGGAGGAGATCATCATATCCGGGAAGCGTTCCCGGAACGTATCGACGATCCGGACGACGTCGGCGGCAGTGTAGCCGCGCTGCATCCGTTCAAGGACGGTATCGGAGCCCGACTGGACGGGGAGGTGGAGGAACCGGAAGATCCTGTCGCTCTCGTACGCCCCGACGAGCGGTTCAAGGATCCCGAGCACCGTAGCCGGGTTCATCATCCCCGGCCTGACGGCGAACCTCCCGGGGATCTTTGCTATCTCCTGCAAAAGATCCGGGAGCGACTCGCCCCGCTCGAGCCCCCATGCGGCCACGTCCTGCCCGGTCAGCTGGATCTCGTAGGCGCCCGACGCGACGAGAGCCCGGACGGCGTCGAGGATCTCCTCTGCAGGTGCACTTTTCAACTGTCCACGGGCGAACCGGGTGATGCAGTAACTGCACCGGCCGACGCATCCGCTCGCCACCTGCACCACGCCGATTGCCCCTGCTCCATGGGTGCCGACACCGGCCGATCGCTCGTGGATCTCGTCCGGATGGATGACGTGCGGCGTGCAGACCGAACGGATCTTATCCATCTGGACGACCGGCATGCACCCGGTCACGTAGAGGTCGCGGTCGGCGAACAGAGCGAGGCGCCGGAGCATCTTTCGTTCGGTCGCGCCGATCACCGTGCAGGTGTTGATGATGACGGCGTCCGCCTCTTCCGGCCGTTCGGTCATCGTGCAGCCGAAACCTTCCAGTATCGCCGCGAGCCTCTGTGTGTCGGCATGATTGTAGGTGCATCCGTAGGTCTCGATGTAGACCTGTCTTCCCTGAAGTTCCTCAAACGTGATGGCGATCGACTCTCCCTGCGCGCGGTCGGCGGTCGGCCCGGGTTCCCGGCTGCCCGGTTACCCCTATCGGTCGGAGGATAGTTTCCTCCTCTTTCGACCGGTTTCGGCCTGAGCACAATACTTAACCGCTGACATTACAACTTCTTTATTCGATGATTAAAATAGGGTTGCTGGGATGCGGCAACGTCGGGCATATCATCGCCACACACGCCGAGAGCATCCAGGTTATCGCCGTCTTCGATATCATCCCCGGGCGGGCGGAGACGCTCGCGGCACTCTGCCATGCCCGGTCATACACGGACTTCGACGCCTTCATGCGGGAGGACTTCTCTATCGTCGTGGAGGCCGCCTCGGTCGATGCCGTCAAGATATACGGCGAGGCTGTCCTCAGGTCGGGGCGGGACATCATCGTCCTCTCCGGGGGAGCTCTTGCGGACGACGAGTTCCGCGAGCACCTCGTCGAGGTTGCACGGGAGGCGGGAAAGAAGATCCGCATCCCGAGCGGGGCTATCATCGGACTCGACAACCTCAAGATCGGGCAGGTCTCGCCGCCGAGCCGCCTCCTCCTGCGGACGACGAAACCTCCCGCCTCGCTCGGGATGACCGCCGAAGCCCGGACAGAGATATTTAAGGGGCTGG
The genomic region above belongs to Methanoculleus horonobensis and contains:
- a CDS encoding metal ABC transporter permease; its protein translation is MFEILGFEFFRNALIAGVLASVACGIIGTYVVVRRMVSVSGGISHAAFGGIGLGYFLGIDPLLGATGFTVATALGMGTLQLRARQQMDTIIGAVWAAGMAIGILFVYLTPGFAPDLFSYLFGNILLVPRGDILLMGVLVAIIVAVVALLYRELQAVTFDPDYATVMNLPVERLSLLLLVLIALTVVMLIRVVGIILVIALLTLPAAISRLYTTRIRSMMLLAVILGIAFTIAGILLSYLLDVPSGATIILVSTVAYAGALATERLRQGD
- a CDS encoding metal ABC transporter ATP-binding protein — its product is MTVPVIEVEDVRVRLRGHTVLEDVNLTVHQDDFYAIIGPNGGGKTTLLRVILGLLQPSRGTVRILGGTGAAARKELGYVPQFRTFDFEYPITVREMILSGRLGHITRIPRRYGAEDHARTEEALRMMGIADLADRQIRDLSGGEQQRAIIARALVGDPKVLLLDEPTVYVDAPTAAQFYSILDRLRERMAIVLVTHDIGVIPEHVTRVACLNRRLYTHDTNEITPDMLEAAYHCPVDLIAHGVPHRVFSEHAEEE
- a CDS encoding metal ABC transporter solute-binding protein, Zn/Mn family, yielding MRSQDNNNTVRLSLVAAGFIVFLLAAAAAGCTGTDRLDGGEVVVAVTIPPEEEFVERVGGDHVRVILLVPPGADPHTYEPPPGTLADVAGADMYAVVGSGIEFELAWREKIAALNPGMLVVDCSRGVDLITTGDAEHGGTDPHIWTSPKNAKVMVEEIREGLIAVDPENAEDYRRNADVYLGELDALDAEIADALAASGVKTIMVYHSSWAYLARDYGFTEVPIESEGKEPSPQRLEHLIKQAEEEKIKVIFASPEHSTRSAEVIADAIGGTVVTVSPLAKDYLANMQRVASAFAESGRP
- a CDS encoding metal-dependent transcriptional regulator; translated protein: MQGITGQELSSKKAEYLKYIHMQGDVVKTTEIAVHFSVAPSTVTKALTEIAKAGYIEHTPYHGVRLTQFGTEYARFLVRRHRIVALVLSRHGLEPDEACREAKKIEQCFSKDLTNRMCTSLGHPMMSVCGEIEHDHRCCGSFDGYRG
- a CDS encoding tRNA (N(6)-L-threonylcarbamoyladenosine(37)-C(2))-methylthiotransferase, whose product is MAITFEELQGRQVYIETYGCTYNHADTQRLAAILEGFGCTMTERPEEADAVIINTCTVIGATERKMLRRLALFADRDLYVTGCMPVVQMDKIRSVCTPHVIHPDEIHERSAGVGTHGAGAIGVVQVASGCVGRCSYCITRFARGQLKSAPAEEILDAVRALVASGAYEIQLTGQDVAAWGLERGESLPDLLQEIAKIPGRFAVRPGMMNPATVLGILEPLVGAYESDRIFRFLHLPVQSGSDTVLERMQRGYTAADVVRIVDTFRERFPDMMISSDFITGFPGETDEEFSQTLELLKRAAFVKVNITRYSRRPGTPAAALKDLPERIRKDRSRTLLAEANRIYDAYNQRWIGRETSIVATEKNAPGSTVCRNPCYLNVVVEEDLPFGFHGRAVITKNRRHYVTAERIPSDAEKV
- the nadX gene encoding aspartate dehydrogenase — encoded protein: MIKIGLLGCGNVGHIIATHAESIQVIAVFDIIPGRAETLAALCHARSYTDFDAFMREDFSIVVEAASVDAVKIYGEAVLRSGRDIIVLSGGALADDEFREHLVEVAREAGKKIRIPSGAIIGLDNLKIGQVSPPSRLLLRTTKPPASLGMTAEARTEIFKGLAHDCIKQYPKNINVAVALGLAAGRDAEVELLVDPAAERNIHEIFVEGDFGDIYVRVRNVPSPDNPATSYMAALSILTLLKNLENPLVVGT